Proteins from a single region of Flavobacterium sp. YJ01:
- a CDS encoding DUF5009 domain-containing protein: MSNSTNGRLISLDALRGFVMFWIMSGEHIIHALAKAAPIPVFIWMSSQLHHAEWNGITFYDMIFPVFLFVAGVSMPYSFEKKMSLAGVKTPQLLPSYEKRKIYLSMLRRTCILLVLGFVVNGLLRFDGFDHTRFASVLGRIGLAWFFAGIIYLNFDFKKQLIWFFGILIGYYVAMKWIPVPEFGAGVLTKEGSLEGYIDRLLLPGRLHSTVYDPEGIFSTIPAIATALLGVFIGTFLKAKCPFSIKVKLLLMALTATVLIIVGLLWDINFPINKHLWTSSFVCFVGGFSILFFVFFYLIIDLFGFHKWAFPLILIGSNSILIYIAAEGLVDFKHTADYVFGGLINFLPLIWQPVFATMSVTVVQLILLYFLYKRKWFLKI, translated from the coding sequence ATGAGTAACTCTACAAATGGAAGATTAATTTCTTTAGATGCCTTGCGCGGATTTGTGATGTTTTGGATTATGAGCGGAGAACATATTATTCACGCTCTTGCCAAAGCGGCACCAATTCCTGTATTTATTTGGATGTCATCGCAATTGCATCATGCAGAATGGAACGGTATTACATTTTATGATATGATTTTTCCAGTCTTTCTATTTGTAGCGGGAGTTTCTATGCCTTATTCTTTTGAAAAGAAAATGAGTTTGGCAGGCGTAAAAACACCACAGCTATTACCTTCATACGAAAAGCGAAAAATCTATTTATCAATGCTGAGAAGAACTTGCATTTTACTAGTTCTCGGATTTGTGGTAAATGGATTGTTACGATTTGATGGTTTCGATCATACTCGTTTTGCAAGCGTTTTAGGTAGAATTGGATTGGCTTGGTTTTTTGCTGGAATCATTTATTTAAATTTTGATTTTAAAAAACAGTTAATCTGGTTTTTCGGAATTTTGATTGGTTATTATGTAGCCATGAAATGGATTCCAGTTCCAGAATTTGGAGCAGGAGTTTTAACAAAAGAAGGTTCATTAGAAGGCTATATTGACCGTTTGCTTTTGCCAGGAAGATTGCATAGCACAGTTTACGATCCAGAAGGAATATTTTCAACAATTCCTGCTATCGCAACCGCTTTATTGGGAGTTTTTATCGGAACATTTTTAAAAGCTAAATGTCCGTTTTCTATAAAAGTGAAATTGCTTTTGATGGCTTTAACGGCTACTGTTTTGATTATTGTAGGTTTACTTTGGGATATTAATTTTCCAATAAACAAACATTTATGGACAAGTTCTTTCGTATGTTTTGTTGGCGGATTTAGTATTTTATTTTTTGTCTTTTTTTATTTAATAATCGATTTATTTGGTTTTCATAAATGGGCATTTCCATTAATATTAATCGGTTCAAATTCTATTCTGATTTATATAGCCGCTGAAGGTTTAGTCGATTTTAAACATACTGCAGATTATGTTTTTGGCGGACTTATAAATTTTCTTCCGCTCATTTGGCAGCCTGTATTTGCAACAATGTCTGTTACCGTTGTACAGCTTATTTTACTGTACTTTTTATATAAAAGAAAATGGTTTCTAAAAATTTAA
- a CDS encoding sodium/sugar symporter: MNVLQTADYIVFFIYFIIVTSYGMYIYRSKKTAATSSNEYFLAEGSLTWWAIGASLIASNISAEHFIGMSGSGFAIGLAIASYEWMSAATLIIVAMFILPVYLKNKIFTMPQFLAKRYSGTVSTIMAIIWLLIYVFVNLTSIIYLGALAISSIAPVSFQFCVIGLSLFSVIVTLGGMKVIGYTDMFQVIVLILGGLVTTYLALTLLSDQFGFGNDILKGLSIIAQEAPGHLHMILDESNPHYNELPGMSVLVGGMLINNLAYWGCNQYIVQRALGADLKTARKGILFAAFLKLLVPIIAVLPGIAMFVMHENGMFQQEMVDTAGVLKPDHAYPTLMNLLPAGLKGVALAALTAAIVASLAGKANSISTIFSLDIYKKYFNSQASEKKLVRTGRWCVVVCMIIAAFVAPALKSLDQAYQFIQEYVGFFSPGVLAIFLLGMFWKKTTPAAGLAGALLTVPLAAILKFLPMWTEGAFPDYPFLDRMTIVFFIIVFIMIGISLASPVSDEEAEVHKIEVDKSMFKVSSEFIVGSFIISGILVALYTVFW, from the coding sequence ATGAATGTATTACAAACCGCAGATTATATTGTTTTCTTTATTTACTTTATCATAGTTACGAGCTATGGGATGTATATTTACAGAAGCAAAAAAACTGCCGCAACAAGTTCAAACGAATATTTTTTAGCCGAAGGATCACTTACTTGGTGGGCGATTGGAGCTTCTTTAATTGCTTCTAATATTTCAGCAGAACACTTTATCGGAATGAGCGGTTCTGGTTTTGCTATTGGCCTTGCAATTGCTTCTTACGAATGGATGTCTGCTGCAACATTGATCATTGTAGCAATGTTTATTTTGCCAGTTTATTTGAAGAATAAAATATTCACAATGCCGCAGTTTTTAGCCAAAAGATATAGCGGAACCGTAAGTACTATTATGGCTATTATCTGGTTGTTAATCTATGTATTTGTTAATCTTACTTCAATTATTTATTTAGGTGCTTTAGCAATTTCTTCAATAGCCCCAGTCAGTTTTCAATTCTGCGTAATTGGTTTGAGTTTATTTTCTGTAATCGTTACTTTGGGCGGAATGAAAGTAATTGGATACACCGATATGTTTCAAGTTATTGTTTTAATTTTAGGAGGATTAGTAACAACTTATCTGGCATTAACTTTATTATCTGATCAATTCGGATTTGGAAATGATATTTTGAAAGGACTTTCTATAATTGCGCAAGAAGCACCAGGACATTTGCACATGATTTTAGATGAATCTAATCCGCATTATAATGAATTGCCTGGAATGTCAGTTCTAGTAGGTGGAATGTTGATCAATAATTTAGCTTATTGGGGTTGTAATCAATATATTGTTCAAAGAGCTTTAGGAGCCGATTTGAAAACAGCTCGAAAAGGAATTTTATTTGCTGCTTTCTTAAAATTATTAGTTCCAATTATTGCTGTTCTGCCTGGAATTGCCATGTTTGTCATGCATGAAAATGGAATGTTTCAACAAGAAATGGTTGATACAGCTGGAGTTTTAAAACCAGATCATGCCTATCCGACTTTAATGAATTTACTTCCAGCTGGATTAAAAGGTGTTGCTTTAGCGGCTTTAACAGCAGCAATTGTGGCTTCTTTAGCAGGAAAAGCTAATAGTATTTCGACTATTTTTTCTTTAGATATTTATAAAAAATATTTTAATTCTCAAGCATCAGAAAAAAAACTGGTTCGTACAGGAAGATGGTGCGTTGTGGTTTGTATGATTATTGCAGCTTTTGTAGCGCCAGCATTAAAATCATTAGATCAAGCGTATCAGTTTATTCAGGAATATGTTGGTTTCTTTTCGCCAGGAGTTTTAGCGATTTTCTTGTTGGGAATGTTCTGGAAAAAAACAACTCCAGCGGCTGGACTTGCTGGAGCATTACTAACAGTGCCATTGGCTGCGATATTGAAATTTTTACCAATGTGGACAGAAGGCGCTTTTCCAGATTATCCTTTCTTAGATAGAATGACCATAGTTTTCTTTATAATTGTATTTATAATGATTGGTATAAGTCTGGCAAGTCCAGTTTCTGATGAAGAAGCTGAAGTTCATAAAATAGAAGTTGATAAATCAATGTTTAAAGTGTCTTCTGAATTTATTGTAGGTTCGTTTATTATCAGCGGAATATTAGTGGCTTTGTATACCGTTTTCTGGTAA
- a CDS encoding glycosyl hydrolase family 28 protein — protein sequence MKRNFVIVLFVFCVSLNVSAQKVFDIKKYGAVGDGKTLNTKAIQKAIDAANKSKGGKVVFSKGTFLSGSIVLKNDVELFFEEGATLLGSTNPDDYPKYEGIRAFVIAYQSKNIAVNGKGIIDGQGRELALAIDSLHHTGVRIDPKYNYRRMRPEDGRGKLISFVKCDSITMTQITLKNSPGWTMCFRECKNIVIDFMKVESRAYWNNDGIDLDGCENARITNCNVNAADDGICLKSEIPGLHNNNIYIGNCTIRSSANAVKFGTGSYGSFKNVTIENIKVFDTFRSAVAIESVDGAEIENIKVSDITAVNTGNAVLIRLGHRNGDKPGYIKNVSVKNVKVQVPFGRPDIDYDMRGPEVDYFHNPFPSSIAGIPGHLIENVTLENIEIIYPGRASKGMAYHPLSRLKDVKENINGYPEFTMFGELPSWGFYVRHVNGIEMKNIKLVLDKEDFRPAFVFDDVKNLTMKAIDVPSDKINQIIFKDVSSSNLDSESLKRKIEPEQNKFVLPLNK from the coding sequence ATGAAAAGAAATTTTGTAATCGTATTGTTTGTTTTTTGTGTTTCCTTAAACGTTTCGGCGCAGAAAGTATTTGATATTAAAAAATACGGTGCAGTTGGAGATGGAAAAACATTAAATACAAAAGCAATTCAAAAAGCAATTGATGCTGCAAATAAAAGTAAAGGAGGAAAAGTTGTTTTTTCTAAAGGAACATTTCTGTCTGGAAGCATAGTTTTAAAAAATGATGTGGAATTATTTTTTGAAGAAGGCGCTACTTTATTAGGAAGCACGAATCCAGATGATTATCCAAAATATGAAGGAATTAGAGCTTTTGTAATTGCTTATCAATCAAAAAATATTGCCGTAAACGGAAAGGGAATTATTGACGGACAAGGACGAGAACTGGCTTTGGCAATTGATTCTCTTCATCATACAGGAGTTCGAATTGATCCAAAATACAATTACAGAAGAATGCGTCCGGAAGATGGAAGAGGAAAACTGATTTCGTTTGTAAAATGCGATTCGATTACCATGACTCAAATTACTCTAAAAAATAGTCCAGGTTGGACAATGTGTTTTAGAGAATGTAAAAACATTGTAATTGATTTTATGAAAGTGGAAAGCCGCGCGTATTGGAACAATGACGGAATTGATCTTGATGGCTGCGAAAATGCCCGAATAACAAATTGCAACGTTAACGCTGCCGACGACGGAATTTGTCTAAAATCTGAAATTCCGGGGTTACATAATAACAATATTTACATTGGAAATTGTACGATTAGATCGAGTGCAAATGCGGTGAAATTTGGTACAGGTTCTTATGGAAGTTTCAAAAATGTAACAATCGAAAACATTAAAGTTTTTGATACTTTCAGATCTGCGGTTGCAATTGAATCTGTAGATGGAGCGGAAATTGAAAACATTAAAGTTTCTGACATTACCGCAGTAAATACAGGAAACGCAGTATTAATTCGTTTAGGTCACAGAAATGGAGATAAACCGGGTTATATTAAAAATGTATCAGTTAAAAATGTAAAAGTGCAAGTCCCCTTTGGTCGTCCAGATATTGATTACGATATGCGCGGACCAGAAGTAGATTATTTCCACAATCCATTTCCATCTTCAATTGCGGGAATTCCGGGGCATTTGATAGAAAATGTGACTTTAGAAAATATCGAAATCATTTATCCAGGAAGAGCTTCAAAAGGAATGGCATATCATCCGTTAAGCAGACTGAAAGACGTAAAAGAAAACATTAACGGATATCCTGAATTTACCATGTTTGGTGAACTACCTTCTTGGGGATTTTATGTGCGTCACGTAAACGGAATCGAAATGAAGAATATAAAATTGGTTTTAGACAAAGAAGATTTTCGTCCCGCTTTTGTTTTTGATGATGTAAAAAATCTAACTATGAAAGCTATTGATGTTCCTTCGGATAAAATCAATCAGATTATTTTTAAAGATGTTTCATCAAGTAATTTGGACAGTGAATCTTTAAAAAGAAAAATAGAACCAGAGCAAAATAAATTTGTATTGCCCTTAAATAAATAA
- a CDS encoding glycosyl hydrolase family 28 protein: MKKKSIIAILIFCISLTATAQKIYDIKKYGAKGDGKTNDATAIQKAIDACSKTGGRVLIPAPFTFLSGPIDVKSKVDLHIEAGAKLLASPDEKLYTKSAFRTNPGEGTIWIGGENIEDFTISGSGKIDGNGISFMGEEEDDAYILKPFNVLDPRPHVLTIIGGKNIRIKDVHIGNSAYWTVHLIGCNDVVISGITLLNSLKVRNSDGIDLDHSKNVRISDCYIESGDDCICLKNRREFEEFGACENITVTNCTMTSSSCAIKIGSENMDAIRQVVFNNCIIKNSNRALGIQNRDEGTVSDVIFSNIIIESKLNTDTWWGKAEPIYVTAFSRAKGNHKDANWRFPKGATEGKVGEIKNIYFTNIQCTGENGVFVSGESKDKIKNIVFENVSVYMDKTTSFPGGLYDRRPANVEGFVKGSTSGFYFDTAESIKVQNCTVQWGKNKPDYFKYAVESKNVDILKVINLDGEAAFPNKYEAVKK; encoded by the coding sequence ATGAAAAAGAAATCTATAATTGCGATACTAATTTTTTGTATTTCCTTGACTGCGACAGCACAAAAAATCTACGATATTAAAAAGTACGGAGCAAAAGGAGACGGGAAAACGAATGACGCAACAGCCATTCAAAAAGCAATTGACGCTTGCAGTAAAACAGGCGGAAGAGTTTTAATTCCAGCACCTTTTACTTTTCTATCAGGACCAATTGATGTAAAATCAAAAGTCGATTTACATATCGAAGCTGGAGCGAAACTATTGGCAAGTCCAGACGAAAAATTGTACACGAAAAGTGCTTTCAGAACCAATCCGGGAGAGGGAACAATTTGGATAGGAGGAGAAAATATTGAGGATTTTACCATTAGCGGAAGCGGAAAAATAGATGGAAACGGAATTTCATTTATGGGCGAAGAAGAAGACGATGCTTATATTTTAAAACCTTTTAACGTATTAGATCCAAGACCTCATGTATTGACTATTATTGGAGGAAAGAATATTCGAATCAAAGATGTTCATATCGGAAATTCGGCTTATTGGACTGTGCATTTAATTGGCTGTAACGATGTTGTAATCAGTGGAATTACTTTACTAAATAGTTTAAAAGTTCGCAACAGTGACGGAATCGATTTGGATCATTCTAAAAATGTGAGAATTAGCGATTGTTACATTGAAAGCGGCGACGATTGTATATGCCTAAAAAACAGAAGAGAATTTGAAGAATTTGGTGCTTGCGAAAATATTACCGTTACCAATTGCACTATGACGAGTAGCAGTTGTGCGATTAAAATTGGTTCAGAAAACATGGACGCAATCCGACAAGTAGTATTCAATAATTGTATTATTAAAAACAGTAATCGTGCTTTAGGAATTCAGAATAGAGATGAAGGAACGGTGAGCGATGTGATTTTCTCTAACATAATTATCGAAAGCAAATTGAATACCGATACTTGGTGGGGAAAAGCAGAACCTATTTATGTAACCGCTTTTAGCAGAGCAAAAGGAAATCATAAAGATGCCAATTGGCGTTTTCCAAAAGGTGCGACTGAAGGAAAAGTCGGTGAAATTAAAAACATCTATTTTACTAATATTCAATGTACAGGTGAAAACGGTGTGTTTGTAAGCGGCGAATCTAAAGATAAAATCAAGAATATTGTTTTTGAAAATGTGAGTGTTTACATGGATAAAACGACTTCTTTTCCTGGTGGATTATATGACAGACGCCCAGCAAATGTGGAAGGTTTTGTAAAAGGAAGCACTTCTGGATTTTATTTTGATACTGCCGAAAGCATTAAAGTTCAGAATTGCACGGTTCAATGGGGAAAAAACAAACCAGATTATTTTAAATATGCTGTAGAAAGTAAAAATGTAGATATTTTGAAAGTAATCAATTTAGATGGAGAAGCAGCTTTTCCAAATAAATATGAAGCCGTAAAGAAGTAA
- a CDS encoding alpha-L-arabinofuranosidase C-terminal domain-containing protein — MKRNVISTLFIGGLLLSSIYGNAQKNTLEVDASKTITKIEPTMFGLFFEDINFAADGGLYAEMIKNRSFEFDKPLMGWEQPNTRRSLNKESGIALPINVAANNTNFCRVEINNDKGYVLINEGFRGMGVKKDAKYNLSLKAANHNGAIKKIIFQLIDKDQKVLGETSVVPKSDQWTNYTAQFTATQTEAKAKLKITFEGTGTIDLDMISLFPEDTWKNRNNGLRKDLVQLLYDVKPGFLRFPGGCIVEGRTLSDRYQWKKSVGNVDERETKMNRWNVEFNHKLTPDYFQSFGLGFFEYFQLSEDIGAEPLPILSCGMACQYNTGELAPMNELDPYVQDALDLIEFANGSVTTTWGKIRSDMGHPKPFNLKYIGVGNEQWGPDYIDRFKVFEKAIKAKYPNIIIVSGSGPSPAGEHFDFAMQELKKLDAELVDEHYYESPKWFRENAGRYDNYDRKGPKIFAGEYAAQSVSGANPNNRNNWECAFSEAAFMTGLERNAEVVHLTSYAPLMAHEDAWQWTPDMIWFNNLQSYGSANYYVQQLFSTNKGTDLLSITQDGKALIGQNNLYASAVKDANSKEIIVKLVNTAATASEVSIDLKGAKLGSKGSMIRLASANLQDENTFAEPKKITPKQSEYKVTKGKQQLSLPAYSVTVLKLKTI; from the coding sequence ATGAAAAGAAACGTAATTTCAACATTATTCATAGGAGGTTTACTGCTTAGTAGTATTTATGGAAATGCTCAAAAAAATACTTTAGAAGTCGATGCTTCCAAAACCATTACTAAAATCGAACCTACAATGTTCGGATTGTTTTTTGAAGACATCAATTTTGCTGCAGATGGTGGATTATATGCCGAAATGATTAAAAACAGATCTTTTGAATTTGATAAACCTTTAATGGGATGGGAGCAACCTAATACAAGAAGGTCTTTAAACAAAGAATCAGGCATTGCGCTTCCGATCAACGTAGCGGCAAATAATACTAATTTTTGCAGAGTAGAAATCAATAATGATAAAGGTTATGTTTTAATTAATGAAGGATTCCGTGGAATGGGAGTGAAGAAAGATGCTAAATACAATCTTTCATTAAAAGCGGCCAATCACAATGGAGCAATCAAAAAAATTATTTTTCAGCTTATTGATAAAGACCAAAAAGTACTTGGAGAAACATCTGTTGTTCCAAAATCGGATCAATGGACAAATTATACAGCACAATTTACAGCAACTCAAACAGAAGCAAAAGCAAAGCTTAAAATTACTTTTGAAGGAACTGGAACAATCGATTTAGATATGATTTCACTTTTTCCAGAAGATACTTGGAAAAACAGAAATAACGGACTTAGAAAAGATCTTGTACAATTATTATACGATGTAAAACCGGGTTTTTTACGTTTTCCGGGCGGTTGTATTGTTGAAGGCAGAACATTGTCTGATCGTTACCAATGGAAAAAGTCTGTTGGAAATGTAGACGAAAGAGAAACAAAAATGAATCGTTGGAATGTTGAATTCAACCACAAATTAACGCCAGATTATTTTCAGAGTTTCGGATTAGGCTTTTTTGAATATTTCCAGCTTTCAGAAGATATTGGTGCAGAACCGCTTCCAATTTTAAGTTGCGGAATGGCTTGTCAATACAACACAGGAGAATTGGCACCGATGAACGAATTAGATCCTTATGTACAAGACGCTTTAGATTTAATTGAATTTGCAAATGGTTCAGTTACGACAACTTGGGGAAAAATCCGTTCGGATATGGGGCATCCAAAACCATTCAATTTAAAATATATTGGAGTTGGAAACGAACAATGGGGACCAGATTATATTGATAGATTCAAAGTTTTTGAAAAAGCAATTAAAGCAAAATACCCAAATATCATTATTGTATCAGGAAGCGGACCTTCGCCAGCAGGTGAACATTTTGATTTTGCAATGCAAGAATTAAAAAAACTGGACGCAGAATTGGTCGATGAACATTATTATGAAAGCCCAAAATGGTTTAGAGAAAATGCTGGGCGTTATGATAATTACGATAGAAAAGGTCCAAAAATATTTGCTGGAGAATATGCTGCACAAAGTGTTTCTGGTGCAAATCCAAATAATAGAAATAATTGGGAATGTGCTTTTTCTGAAGCTGCTTTTATGACTGGTTTAGAAAGAAACGCAGAAGTGGTACATCTTACTTCTTATGCTCCTTTAATGGCACATGAAGATGCTTGGCAATGGACACCAGATATGATTTGGTTCAATAACTTACAATCTTATGGTTCTGCAAACTATTATGTACAGCAATTATTCTCAACTAATAAAGGAACAGATTTATTAAGCATTACTCAAGATGGCAAAGCTTTAATTGGGCAGAATAATTTGTATGCTTCGGCTGTAAAAGATGCAAACAGTAAAGAAATTATAGTAAAACTGGTAAATACAGCAGCAACAGCTTCAGAAGTGAGTATTGATTTAAAAGGAGCAAAATTAGGATCAAAAGGAAGTATGATTAGACTGGCAAGTGCAAATTTACAAGATGAAAATACTTTTGCAGAACCTAAAAAAATTACTCCAAAACAAAGTGAATATAAAGTGACAAAAGGAAAACAGCAATTGAGTCTTCCTGCTTATTCTGTTACGGTTTTAAAACTGAAAACAATCTAA
- a CDS encoding glycoside hydrolase family 95 protein: MPYHSLKKRLLLLLTLTGFSVFAQQDLKLQYKQPAVEWTEALPIGNGTLGAMVFGRVDSELIQLNEATLWSGGPVQKNVNPDAFQNLALIREALKNEDFEKAYNLTKNMQGPYSESYMPLGDLILKQDFGGQKTESYNRSLDIETGLAVTNFKIGGVNYKREIFASAPAQCIVIKLSADQLKKLSFTIDASSLLKNQKSIKDKSLVLKGKAPSHSDPNYIDYNKEPIVYEDASGCRGMRFELIIKPIVKDGEISVEGNNLVIKNASEILIFVSAATSFNGFDKCPDSQGKDEHKFAETPIKKAVTKKYDNLLKEHITDFQKFFNRVSLKLNEKETNKSNLPTDVRLEQYAKGEKDAGLEALFFQFGRYLLISSSRTHNAPANLQGIWNNKLRAPWSSNYTTNINLQMNYWPVESASLSELFFPLDEYIKNASVTGTETAKSYYHANGWVLHHNSDIWAMTNPVGDFGKGDPMWANWYMGANWISRHLWEHYQYTGDVAYLKKVYPIIKGAAEFSLDWLQKDQNGHLVTMPSTSPENMFYYDGKKKGTVTTASTMDIGIIKDLFENTVEASKVLNIDSEFRQKVDKAANELLPFQIGKKGQLLEWYKDFEEEDPHHRHTSHLYALHPANLISPLKTPELANAAKRTLELRGDDGTGWSLAWKVNMWARLLDGNHAYQLFKNQLRLTKDNDPKYSRHGGCYPNLFDAHPPFQIDGNFAGTAGVIEMLMQSQNKEIHLLPALPDAWSDGEIKGITAKGNFTVDIKWENGKMSQSKIVSNAGGICHIRSAKPFRIQKLNIQSKKSSIGYVAEFETKKGTSYIIEAYND, translated from the coding sequence ATGCCATATCATTCTCTTAAAAAAAGGCTTTTATTATTGTTAACATTAACAGGATTTTCTGTTTTTGCACAACAAGATTTAAAACTGCAATATAAGCAACCTGCTGTCGAATGGACAGAAGCGCTGCCAATAGGAAATGGTACACTTGGAGCAATGGTTTTTGGAAGAGTAGATTCAGAATTAATTCAGCTAAATGAGGCTACTTTATGGAGTGGCGGACCTGTGCAGAAAAACGTTAATCCTGATGCTTTTCAAAATCTTGCTTTAATTAGAGAAGCTTTGAAGAATGAAGATTTTGAAAAAGCCTATAATTTGACTAAAAATATGCAGGGACCTTACAGCGAAAGTTACATGCCCTTGGGAGATCTTATTTTAAAACAAGATTTTGGCGGACAAAAAACAGAATCTTATAATAGAAGTCTTGATATTGAAACTGGATTAGCAGTAACCAATTTTAAGATTGGCGGAGTTAATTATAAAAGAGAAATCTTTGCTTCGGCACCTGCACAATGTATTGTAATTAAACTTTCGGCAGATCAATTGAAAAAACTTTCTTTTACAATTGACGCTTCTAGTCTTTTAAAAAATCAAAAATCAATAAAAGATAAATCTTTGGTTTTGAAAGGAAAAGCACCTTCACATTCAGATCCAAATTATATTGATTACAATAAAGAACCAATTGTTTATGAAGATGCATCGGGCTGTAGAGGAATGCGTTTCGAATTGATTATTAAACCAATAGTAAAAGATGGCGAAATAAGCGTTGAAGGAAATAATTTAGTAATAAAAAATGCATCTGAAATTTTAATTTTCGTTTCTGCAGCAACAAGTTTCAACGGATTTGATAAATGTCCGGATAGTCAAGGAAAAGACGAACATAAATTCGCAGAAACCCCAATTAAAAAAGCTGTTACGAAGAAATATGATAATTTATTAAAAGAACATATTACAGATTTTCAAAAATTCTTTAATAGAGTTTCATTAAAATTAAATGAAAAAGAAACTAATAAATCTAATCTGCCAACAGATGTAAGATTGGAACAATATGCAAAAGGCGAAAAAGATGCTGGATTGGAAGCTTTATTTTTTCAGTTCGGGCGTTATTTGTTGATTTCTTCTTCGCGTACACACAATGCTCCAGCCAATTTACAAGGAATTTGGAATAACAAACTTCGCGCACCTTGGAGCAGTAACTATACGACAAATATCAATTTACAGATGAATTATTGGCCCGTAGAATCGGCAAGTTTGTCTGAATTGTTTTTTCCGCTTGATGAATACATTAAAAATGCTTCTGTAACGGGAACAGAAACTGCCAAAAGTTATTATCACGCAAATGGATGGGTTTTGCACCATAATTCAGACATCTGGGCTATGACAAATCCTGTTGGCGATTTCGGAAAAGGAGATCCAATGTGGGCAAACTGGTATATGGGAGCCAACTGGATAAGCAGACATTTATGGGAACACTATCAATATACGGGAGATGTGGCGTATTTGAAAAAAGTATATCCAATTATCAAAGGTGCGGCAGAGTTTAGTTTAGACTGGCTTCAGAAAGATCAGAATGGTCATTTGGTAACGATGCCTTCGACTTCGCCAGAAAATATGTTTTATTATGATGGCAAAAAGAAAGGCACGGTAACGACTGCTTCTACAATGGATATCGGAATTATTAAAGATTTGTTTGAAAATACAGTCGAAGCTTCAAAAGTTTTAAATATTGATTCAGAATTCAGACAAAAAGTAGACAAAGCTGCAAATGAATTACTTCCTTTTCAAATTGGTAAAAAAGGACAATTATTAGAATGGTATAAAGATTTTGAAGAAGAAGATCCGCATCATAGACATACTTCGCATCTTTATGCGTTGCATCCAGCCAATTTAATTTCGCCACTAAAAACACCAGAATTAGCTAACGCAGCAAAAAGAACTTTAGAATTAAGAGGCGACGATGGAACTGGCTGGAGTTTGGCTTGGAAAGTAAATATGTGGGCGAGACTTTTAGACGGAAATCATGCTTATCAATTATTCAAAAATCAATTAAGATTAACAAAAGATAACGATCCTAAATATAGTAGACATGGAGGTTGTTATCCGAATCTTTTTGATGCGCATCCGCCTTTTCAAATTGACGGAAATTTTGCGGGAACTGCCGGAGTCATCGAAATGCTGATGCAGAGTCAGAACAAAGAAATCCATTTGCTTCCTGCTCTTCCAGATGCTTGGTCAGATGGTGAAATTAAAGGCATTACAGCAAAAGGTAATTTTACAGTCGATATAAAGTGGGAAAACGGAAAAATGAGTCAAAGTAAAATTGTATCTAATGCAGGAGGAATTTGCCATATAAGATCAGCAAAACCATTTAGAATTCAAAAGTTGAATATTCAAAGTAAAAAATCGTCAATTGGTTATGTTGCAGAATTTGAAACCAAAAAAGGAACTTCTTATATTATCGAAGCTTATAATGACTAA